From the Mammaliicoccus sciuri genome, the window GCCTAATAAAAACTGTAACCAAATAAAATGTAATTGTGGAACAAGTTGTCCGAAAACAGCATCTCTCATCCATTTAATACCTAGTCCTGCAATGATACCTGGTATCACCAAAATGAGTAATGCAATATACTTTTGCATAAGTTAAAACTCCTATTAATTAATAACTTATATTATATATGAGATAATGAGTAAAAGTAAACATTGAAAAAATGGAATAAACGGTACAATTTGATTATGATAGTAATAGGAGGGGATTAAATGCTTTTTAAAGATATGATAAAAAACGGTCAAAATATATCAGCTACAATTGCTGTATGTAAATCTAATGATGAAGGTGTCATTAAAGCAATTGTTAAAGCGATTAAACATACAAAAGCTAGGTTCATGTTGTTTGATGAACGACCACAAGATGAGTTGATCAGGTCATTTAATTTAACACATGAAGAATTAAATAGAATAGAAATTATTCAAACACTCAACGAAGAACATACTGTATCTCAATGTGTACAAGTTGTAGCAGATGGAAAAGCTGACTTAATTATGAAGGGGTTAATTTCAACATCAGAATTGTTGAAAGAAGTATTAAAAGATAAATATAACTTGAAGACCAACTATAGAATGAGCCATATCGCGATATTTAATATACCTGAATATCACAAGATGTTAACTGTATCAGATGTTGCGATGAACATTGCACCAAATATCGAACAAAAAATTGAAATCACATCGAATTTAGTTTATTCGCTCAAAAAAATTGGTATCGACTCACCTAAAATAGGGGTGCTTTCTGCAATTGAAAATGTGAATCCGAAAATGCAGTCGTCGGTTGATGCAAATGAAGTCGTGTCTTATTTTAATCAAGAAAAACCAGATCTTGAAATAGAAGGTCCAATTGCATTTGATGCTGCAATTAATAAAAAAGCATCCATTATTAAAAAAATAGATTCAAAAATTTCAGGTAATGTTGATGGTTTAATCGTCCCTCAAATTGAAAGTGGCAATATTTTATATAAATCACTCGTATATTTATCGAATGCCGATGTAGCATCTGTTATAATTGGTGCAAAAATACCCATAATTTTAACTTCTAGATCAGATTCATCACAAGATAAATTTCATTCTATATGTAGTGCGTTAATGCTTATTTAGTATATTATAATAACAAATTAATAACTATACTCTTTATTTCAAAGTATTGAAAGAGCTTACAATGCTTTTATATCAATAAAGATTGAATTTTCTAAAAATTTTTACTTTTTGTAAGCGCTATCATTTTTCGTCAATTTATTTGATAAATAAAACATTTCATGTAAAATTAGAAATGAAGTTATTATATAAAAGTTGAAAAGGGGATTATTATGTTATTTGAAACGATAGAAAAATATAACTATGAGCAAATAGTATTTTGTCACGATAAAAGTTCAGGATTAAAAGCGATCATTGCGATCCATGATACAACATTAGGACCAGCACTTGGTGGTTGTAGAATGTGGCCATACGAAAGTGAAGAAGAAGCTATTAATGACGCATTACGCCTATCAAGAGGTATGACATATAAAAATGCTGCAGCTGGTTTAAACTTAGGTGGCGGTAAAACAGTTATTATCGGAGATCCTAAAAAAGATAAATCAGAAGCTTTATTTAGAGCTTTAGGTAGATATGTAGAAAGTTTAAATGGTCGTTATATTACTGCTGAAGATGTAGGAACGACTGAAGACGATATGGATATTATCTTTGAAGAAACTGATTACGTAGTTGGTTTATCTGAAAATCACCAATCTAGTGGGAACCCAAGTCCTAAAACTTCATTAGGTGTATTTGTTTCTATGAAACGCGCAGCTAAAGAAGCATTTGGAACAGATGACTTAAACGGGAAAACAGTTGCTGTTCAAGGTGTTGGACACGTTGCTTACGAACTATGTCGTTATTTACATGAAGCAGGCGCTCAATTAGTTGTAACAGATATTAACCAAGATCCAGTTGATAGAGTTGTAAATGACTTCAACGCTCAAAGTGTAGGAATTAATGATATTTATGATGTAGATGCTGATATCTTTGCACCTTGTGCTTTAGGTGGCGTATTAAATGATGATACTATCGCACGTTTAAAAGTTAAAGTCGTATGTGGTAGTGCAAACAACCAATTACAAGACATAGATGTACACGGTGCTCAATTAGAAGATAAAGGTATTGTATATGCACCTGACTTCGTTGCTAACTCTGGTGGTGTTATCAACGTTGCGGATGAATTAGATGGATACAATGAAGTACGTGCTATCTCAAATATTGAAAAAATTTATGACCAAATGGATAAAGTATTTGAAATTAGTAAACGAGATCAAATTACTACTGCACGTGCAGCTGAAATTTTAGCTGAAGAACGAATTGAACAACTGATGAATGTAAGAAGTAATTTCTTAAAAACTGAAAGATCTATCATTTCTAGAGGTAAAAAATAATGAAAAAAATTCTTGTACTTAATTTAGGAAGCACATCATCTAAAGTTGCAGTATTTAATAACTATGATATGTTATTTGAAGATGTTATCAGACATGATATCGATCAAACTAATCTTCCATTAATTGATCAAGTCCTGTTTCGACTTGAAAGTATCAAGAACTCATTAAACCAACATCATATCTCACTACAAGCAATAGATGCTATTGCTTGTAGGGGTGGTGTTTTAAAGCCTATACAAGGTGGAACATATCATGTTAATAACATCATGTATCAAGACTTGAAATCTTTTAAATATGGATTTCATGCCTCAAATTTAAGTGGTATTATCGGCTATACATTTGCTAAAGAATTAAATATACAGGCATATATTGTTGATCCAGTCGTCGTAGATGAATTAATACCTGAAGCAAGAATTACTGGCATAAAAGGTATTGAAAGACGCAGTATCTTCCATGCATTAAACCAGAAATCAGTCGCTAAACAATATGCAGCTGATACAAACAAAGCATATGAAGATATTAATGTCATCGTCGCACATCTTGGAGGCGGTATAAGTGTAGGTGCTCATAGAAAAGGAAGAGTCATCGAAGTTAATGACGGCTTGTTAGGCGAGGGTCCATTTAGTCCTGAAAGAGCTGGTTCCATTCCGAATGATGCGTTAATTAAATGGGTTATTGATCACGATTTAAATGCTAAAGAAGCTAATAATGAATTAAGTAAAAATTCTGGGTTATTATCATATTTTGGTACAAATGATTGTTTAAAAGTAGAACAAATGATGGAAAATGGCGATAAAACTGCTAAACTTGTCTTAGATGCCATGTGTTATCAAATTGCTAAATCTATAGGGTCTTGCGCGGTCGTTTTAGAAGGTCAAATCGATCAAATTATCATTACTGGCGGATTAAGTTATTCAAAATATATCACAAATAAAGTAAAACAATATGTATCTTGGCTACAAAATGTTACTATATATAAAGGAGAAAAAGAAATGCACGCCTTAAATATTGGCGTAATGGACCTCTTACACGGTAAAATTAGTACCAAGTCATATGAATAAGGAGTAATACTATGTCTAAAGAATATGATTTAGTTGTTCTAGGTGGTGGTACGGCAGGCTATGTATCAGCAATTCGTGCTTCTCAACTAGGAAAAAAAGTCGCAATTGTAGAGAAATTTAAGTTAGGTGGAACTTGTTTACATAAAGGTTGTATACCTACAAAATCATATTTAAAAACTGCAGAAATTTTAAGATACATACAACATTCAAACGCATATGGTATTAAAACTGCTTCAGCTGATTTTGAAATGACGGATGTTGTTGCTAAGAAAGATGAAACAGTTACTACGATGTACAATGGTGTACAAAGTTTGATGAAAAAATACAAAATTGACATTTACGAAGGTAATGGCAGAATTCTAGGACCTTCATTGTTCTCGCCTCAAGCTGGAACTGTATCTGTTGAATTTGAAAATGGCGAATCAGAACTACTCGTTAATCAACATGTATTAATTGCAACAGGATCAAGACCAATTGAATTACCATTCTTAAAGTTTAACCATCAAACCATCATTTCAAGTGATGATATGATGCAATTAGAAACGTTGCCTGAAAGCATGTTAATTATCGGTGGCGGTGTAATTGGACTTGAATTTGCATCTTTACTAAATGATTTAGGTGTAAAAGTAACAGTTGTAGAAGCTGGGCAATCTATTATCCCTAACGAACAACGAGAAATCAGTAAAACGATTAAACGTAGCTTTGAAGAAAATGGCATAACCATTCATGAGAATTGTCCTTTATCTGAACAAGATGTCAATATACATGATCAACATGTAGATGTCACACTTCAAAACGAGCAACAAACTTTTGAAAAAGTATTAGTCGCAGTTGGTAGGACACCGAATACTGAAGATTTAGGATTGAACAACACAAAAATAAAGACCGATGAAAAAGGCTATATACTAACAAATGACGTTTATCAAACAGATGATAAACATATTTATTCGGTTGGAGATGTCATCGGTAATTATCAATTAGCACATGTTGCAACAAAAGAAGGCACTATTGCAGTAGAGCACATGTTTGATCAAAATCCTATCACATTAGATTACTTAACAGTACCAAGATGTATATATACAAATCCTGAAATTGCTTCGATAGGGATGACTGAACAGGATGCTAAAGCGCAAAATATTAATTTCAAAAAATTCAATGTACCATTTAAAGCGATTGGCAAATCCGTCATCGAAAATAATGGACTTGGTGAATGTATATTAATTAAAGATATAGACAATGAAAAAGTGCTTGGCATTCATATGATTGGTGCAAAAGTAACTGAATTAATTAATGAAGCAGCTCTATTTACATTTATGAATGGCTCTACTGAAGAACTAGCAACTACTGTACATGCACATCCTTCAATTGGAGAAGTGCTCATGGAACTAGGGTTAAAATCTGAGAATCGTGCTATTCACGTCTAAAGAGGAGAGATTAGATGTTAGATTATAAGACTGTCGGATTAACGCATGAAGACTTAAAAGAAATTTATAAATGGATGTTATTAGGTAGAAAAATTGACGAGAGAATGTGGCTACTTAACCGAGCAGGTAAACTACCGTTTGTTATTAGTTGTCAAGGTCAAGAAGCAACACAAATTGGCACATATTATGCACTAAAAGACGAAGACGTATTAGCACCTTACTATAGAGATTTAGCTTTAGTTACAGCACGCGGTATTTCTGCAGAAGAATCTATGTTAGCTGCATTTGCTAAACAAGGTGATACTTCAAGTGGTGGTAAGCAAATGCCATCTCACTTTAGTAAAAAAGATTTATCTATTTTAACGCAAGGTTCTTGTGTAACAACTCAAGTATTACATGCAGTTGGCGCAAGTTTATCACTTAAAATGGATGGCAAAGAAGCGATTGCACTTGCTACTTTAGGTGAAGGTAGTACCAGTCAAGGTGATTTCCACGAAGCAATGAACTTTGCTGGTGTTCATAAGTTGCCATTTATTTGTATTATTGAAAACAATAAATATGCTATTTCCGTACCAAGTCACTTACAGTATGCAACAGATGATTTATCATCAAGAGCTGCAGGTTACGGTGCATTTGGTGAACAAGTGGATGGTAATGATCCTATAGCTGTTTATGAAGCAGTAAAACGCGCAAGAGAACGTGCAATTAATGGTGAAGGACCAACACTTATTGAAGCATTATGTAGCCGTTTAACACCTCATTCTTCAGATGATGATGATAATTATCGTCCAGCAGAAGAGATGAAAGAAGAAAAAGAAAATGATTGTATGATTAAATTCAAAGAATATTTAGTTGAACATCAAGTTACAAACGATGAATGGTTCAGCCAAATTGAAGATGAAATAAAACAAGAAATCAATACGGCTACTAAAAATGCAGAAAAAGCACCTTATCCATTACCGGAAGAAGCTTTAACACATGTATATGATCAAGGAGGCGAAAAGAATGCCTAAGTTATCCTATCTTGACGCGATTAATCAAGGAATGGACCAAGCGATGGAAAATGATAATAGCGTATTTGTTATCGGCGAAGATGTTGGTCTAAAAGGCGGCGTATTTGGCGCAACTAAAAATTTATACAACAAATATGGTGAAGGACGTGTAATTGATTCACCATTAGCAGAATCAAATATCGTTGGTGCTTCAATTGGTGCTGCTATGATGGGTAAAAGACCGGTATCTGAAATTCAATTTGCAGAGTATATCGTTCCGGCAACAAACCAAATCATCAATGAAGCAGCAAAAATAAGATACCGTTCTAATAATGATTGGGATTGTCCTTTAACAATTAGAAGTCCATTTGGTGGCGGAATTCATGGCGCATTATATCATTCTCAAAGTATTGAGAGTATATTCTGTTCAACACCAGGCTTAAGAGTTGTCATTCCATCATCACCATACGATGCTAAAGGTTTACTTCTTGCGGCAATTGAAGATAATGACCCTGTATTATACTTTGAACATAAAAAAGCATACAGACTATTAAAAGAAGAAGTTCCTGAAGAATATTATACTGTCCCAATCGATAAAGCAGATGTTAAACGAGAAGGTACAGATATTACAGTATTCACTTATGGATTATGTGTAAATTACGCACTTCAAGCAGCTGAAATATTATCAACTGAAGGTATAGATGCAGAAATAGTAGATTTACGTTCATTATATCCACTAGATAAAGAAACAATTATTAATTGTGCAAAAAAGACTGGCAAAGTATTGGTAGTAACTGAAGATAATCTAGAAGGTAGTGTTATGAGTGAAGTATCTGCCATAATAGCTGAAAATTGCTTATTTGATTTAGACGCACCAATTGCAAGACTTGCAGGTCCAGACGTACCAGCTATGCCGTTTTCACCACCAATGGAAGATTTCTTTATGATGAATCCTGTGAAAATAGAAGAAAAAATGAGAACATTAGCTGAATTTTAGGAGGTTAAATTATGGACGTAAAGATGCCGAAACTTGGAGAAAGTGTTCATGAAGGTACAATCGAACAGTGGCTTGTTAAACCAGGTGACACAATTGAAGAGTACGATGCACTGTGCGAAGTGATAACAGATAAAGTAACAGCTGAAGTACCTTCAATATTTAATGGAACAATTAAAGAAATCATTGTCGAAGCTGGTGAAACAGTAGATGTTGGAACAGTTATTTGTACAATGGACATTGAAGGTGAATCATCAGAGGATAACAATAATGGTTCTGATGAACAAACTGAACCAGACGTAACTAAAGAAGATCAACCTGCAAAAACTGAAACACCTGTTTCTAATGAACCACAAGAAGGACCAATGAATAACGGTCAATATTCACCTGTTGTATTTAAATTAGCAAGTGAAAATAATATTGATTTAAATAAAGTTAAAGGTACTGGAAATTTAGGAAGAGTAACTAAAAAAGACATTTTAAATGCGATTGAAAATGGTGTACCAACTGAAGATGCATTATCTAAACAAGTAGATGCACCAACTCAAGAAATTGCTCAAAACACAGCTCAACCAGAAACGTCTTCTTTACCTGGCGATTCAATTCCAGTCAATGGTGTAAGAAGAGCAATTGCGAATAAAATGTTGCAAAGTGTTCATGAAATCCCACATGCTTGGATGATGGTCGAAGTTGATGCTACAGAACTTGTTAAAACAAGACAACATCATAAGTCATCTTTTAAACAAAATGAAGGTTATAACTTAACATTCTTCGCATTCTTCGTAAAAGCTGTTGCAGAAGGATTGAAAAAATATCCGATGTTAAATAGTACTTGGGCAGGCGATGAAATTAAAATTCATAAAGATATTAATATTTCAATCGCAGTAGCTAGTGAAGATAAATTATATGTACCTGTTATTAAAAATGCTGATGATAAATCAATTAAAGGTATCGCTCGTGAAATTAATGATCTTGCAACTAGAGGAAGAAAGCATAAATTAACTTCTCAAGATATGCAAGGTGGTACATTCACAGTCAATAACACGGGTTCATTTGGCTCAGTATCATCAATGGGTATTATCAATCATCCACAAGCTGCTATTTTACAAGTTGAATCAATTGTGAAACGACCTGTAGTTGTCAATGATATGATCGGTATTCGTGATATGGTTAATTTATCATTATCCATTGATCATAGAATATTAGATGGTCTAATGGCCGGTGAATTCTTAAAATATGTAAAAGAAAGATTACAAAGTATGACAATCGAGAACACATCTATATATTAATAAAACCTTGTCATTGTTTTACCCTTAAATCTCCTGTAAAATAGACTTATCTATTATTACAGGAGGCTTTTTTATGGAAATGGATTTCAATTTATATATGAACGACGTAGTCAATTCTGCGAGAAATGAAATAGAAGCGGCTGGATACAAACAATTAACAACTAAAGAAGAAGTTGAAGAAACTTTCAACAAACCAGGTACAACGTTTGTTATGGTTAATTCAGTTTGTGGATGTGCAGGCGGAATCGCAAGACCGGCAGCACAACATGCGTTACACTATGATAAATTACCAGATCAATTAGTAACTGTATTTGCAGGTCAAGACAAAGAAGCAACAGAAACAGCACGTGATTATTTCGAAGGTTATCCACCATCAAGTCCATCATTTGCTTTTCTAAAAGATGGCAAAATTGTCAAAATGATTGAAAGACATGAAATCGAAGGTCACGATCCAATGAGTGTTATTACAAACATTCAAGCACTATTTGAAGAGTATTGCGAAGAAGTGTAAAGGAACGGTTCATTTCTTATGCAAATAAAACCGTACAGAATAGGATACAGAACAATAAAAACTGCCCTAGGGATGACATTAGCTGTCATCCTTTCTAGGTTAATCGGCTTAGATAATTATGCATCCAGTGCTATTCTTGTTGTATTATGTATTAAGGATACAAGAGTTAAATCATTTGAAGCTGCAATATATAGATTTATAGCATGTTTAATAGCAATTTTGATAGGTTCAGTATTTTTCACTTATTTAGGAAGTACGCCTATTATACTTGGTATTATGGTGCTTTTATTTATACCCGTAACAGTCATGATTGGTGTACAAGAAGGAATTGTAACAAGCTGTGTTATTATACTTCATCTGTATATGGCTAAAACGATTGATATGAATGTCGTCATAAATGAAATTTTATTACTTTTAATCGGTATCGGTATAGCTTTAATCATGAATATGTTTATGCCAAGTTTAGATTATAAACTTAACAACTATAAGCGCAAAATAGAAGACGACTTTATATTAATAACCTTTATTTATAGTCAATGCTTACAAGATCCAAATAAGAAGATTAATGTACCGTCATTCGATATCGTTTCAGAAAATATTAGAAAAGCTAAATCATTAGCATTTAGAGAAGTTAAAAATCATTTTGTGAGAAATGAGAACTCTTACTATCATTATTTTGATATGAGAGAAGAACAATTAACTTTATTAAAAAGAATGAAAAAATTAATCGAATCCATGCAACACAGTCAGCATGCACATCATTTATGTAGTCAATTGTTATTAGAAGTATCACAAAACGTACAAGGTAACGATTACTCACTCATGAGATTGCATAACCTATATGACATAAAAATAAAATTACAATCTATCGAGCTACCAAAATCACATCAAGAATTAGAAAGTATCGCAACACTATTTCAACTATTAAACGAAGTAGAAGAATACTTACTAATCAAATCACAATTCGGTAGCCTTAAGAAGTAAAAACGCAATGCAATACAGCATTGCGTTTTTTGTGTATATAGTGGGGGAGATGACTTAAAGTTTGAAACCTAATCTATGAAATACCCAAACTCTTGGCTTAATAATAGACTTAAGCTACGAAATACTGAATCTCTTAGCTTAATGATGAACTTAAGCCATAACATAGCTAATTTTCCGGCTATAACCCAAAACAAAAAACGCTT encodes:
- a CDS encoding alpha-ketoacid dehydrogenase subunit beta, whose protein sequence is MPKLSYLDAINQGMDQAMENDNSVFVIGEDVGLKGGVFGATKNLYNKYGEGRVIDSPLAESNIVGASIGAAMMGKRPVSEIQFAEYIVPATNQIINEAAKIRYRSNNDWDCPLTIRSPFGGGIHGALYHSQSIESIFCSTPGLRVVIPSSPYDAKGLLLAAIEDNDPVLYFEHKKAYRLLKEEVPEEYYTVPIDKADVKREGTDITVFTYGLCVNYALQAAEILSTEGIDAEIVDLRSLYPLDKETIINCAKKTGKVLVVTEDNLEGSVMSEVSAIIAENCLFDLDAPIARLAGPDVPAMPFSPPMEDFFMMNPVKIEEKMRTLAEF
- a CDS encoding thiamine pyrophosphate-dependent dehydrogenase E1 component subunit alpha, encoding MLDYKTVGLTHEDLKEIYKWMLLGRKIDERMWLLNRAGKLPFVISCQGQEATQIGTYYALKDEDVLAPYYRDLALVTARGISAEESMLAAFAKQGDTSSGGKQMPSHFSKKDLSILTQGSCVTTQVLHAVGASLSLKMDGKEAIALATLGEGSTSQGDFHEAMNFAGVHKLPFICIIENNKYAISVPSHLQYATDDLSSRAAGYGAFGEQVDGNDPIAVYEAVKRARERAINGEGPTLIEALCSRLTPHSSDDDDNYRPAEEMKEEKENDCMIKFKEYLVEHQVTNDEWFSQIEDEIKQEINTATKNAEKAPYPLPEEALTHVYDQGGEKNA
- the lpdA gene encoding dihydrolipoyl dehydrogenase, translated to MSKEYDLVVLGGGTAGYVSAIRASQLGKKVAIVEKFKLGGTCLHKGCIPTKSYLKTAEILRYIQHSNAYGIKTASADFEMTDVVAKKDETVTTMYNGVQSLMKKYKIDIYEGNGRILGPSLFSPQAGTVSVEFENGESELLVNQHVLIATGSRPIELPFLKFNHQTIISSDDMMQLETLPESMLIIGGGVIGLEFASLLNDLGVKVTVVEAGQSIIPNEQREISKTIKRSFEENGITIHENCPLSEQDVNIHDQHVDVTLQNEQQTFEKVLVAVGRTPNTEDLGLNNTKIKTDEKGYILTNDVYQTDDKHIYSVGDVIGNYQLAHVATKEGTIAVEHMFDQNPITLDYLTVPRCIYTNPEIASIGMTEQDAKAQNINFKKFNVPFKAIGKSVIENNGLGECILIKDIDNEKVLGIHMIGAKVTELINEAALFTFMNGSTEELATTVHAHPSIGEVLMELGLKSENRAIHV
- a CDS encoding dihydrolipoamide acetyltransferase family protein; translated protein: MDVKMPKLGESVHEGTIEQWLVKPGDTIEEYDALCEVITDKVTAEVPSIFNGTIKEIIVEAGETVDVGTVICTMDIEGESSEDNNNGSDEQTEPDVTKEDQPAKTETPVSNEPQEGPMNNGQYSPVVFKLASENNIDLNKVKGTGNLGRVTKKDILNAIENGVPTEDALSKQVDAPTQEIAQNTAQPETSSLPGDSIPVNGVRRAIANKMLQSVHEIPHAWMMVEVDATELVKTRQHHKSSFKQNEGYNLTFFAFFVKAVAEGLKKYPMLNSTWAGDEIKIHKDINISIAVASEDKLYVPVIKNADDKSIKGIAREINDLATRGRKHKLTSQDMQGGTFTVNNTGSFGSVSSMGIINHPQAAILQVESIVKRPVVVNDMIGIRDMVNLSLSIDHRILDGLMAGEFLKYVKERLQSMTIENTSIY
- a CDS encoding DUF2627 family protein, which produces MQKYIALLILVIPGIIAGLGIKWMRDAVFGQLVPQLHFIWLQFLLGFIFFVFGVVFIGGYILHREKKNKRAQEHFMKKQNAKKRD
- a CDS encoding Glu/Leu/Phe/Val dehydrogenase dimerization domain-containing protein, which encodes MLFETIEKYNYEQIVFCHDKSSGLKAIIAIHDTTLGPALGGCRMWPYESEEEAINDALRLSRGMTYKNAAAGLNLGGGKTVIIGDPKKDKSEALFRALGRYVESLNGRYITAEDVGTTEDDMDIIFEETDYVVGLSENHQSSGNPSPKTSLGVFVSMKRAAKEAFGTDDLNGKTVAVQGVGHVAYELCRYLHEAGAQLVVTDINQDPVDRVVNDFNAQSVGINDIYDVDADIFAPCALGGVLNDDTIARLKVKVVCGSANNQLQDIDVHGAQLEDKGIVYAPDFVANSGGVINVADELDGYNEVRAISNIEKIYDQMDKVFEISKRDQITTARAAEILAEERIEQLMNVRSNFLKTERSIISRGKK
- a CDS encoding aromatic acid exporter family protein; this encodes MQIKPYRIGYRTIKTALGMTLAVILSRLIGLDNYASSAILVVLCIKDTRVKSFEAAIYRFIACLIAILIGSVFFTYLGSTPIILGIMVLLFIPVTVMIGVQEGIVTSCVIILHLYMAKTIDMNVVINEILLLLIGIGIALIMNMFMPSLDYKLNNYKRKIEDDFILITFIYSQCLQDPNKKINVPSFDIVSENIRKAKSLAFREVKNHFVRNENSYYHYFDMREEQLTLLKRMKKLIESMQHSQHAHHLCSQLLLEVSQNVQGNDYSLMRLHNLYDIKIKLQSIELPKSHQELESIATLFQLLNEVEEYLLIKSQFGSLKK
- a CDS encoding BrxA/BrxB family bacilliredoxin produces the protein MEMDFNLYMNDVVNSARNEIEAAGYKQLTTKEEVEETFNKPGTTFVMVNSVCGCAGGIARPAAQHALHYDKLPDQLVTVFAGQDKEATETARDYFEGYPPSSPSFAFLKDGKIVKMIERHEIEGHDPMSVITNIQALFEEYCEEV
- a CDS encoding phosphate acyltransferase, whose translation is MLFKDMIKNGQNISATIAVCKSNDEGVIKAIVKAIKHTKARFMLFDERPQDELIRSFNLTHEELNRIEIIQTLNEEHTVSQCVQVVADGKADLIMKGLISTSELLKEVLKDKYNLKTNYRMSHIAIFNIPEYHKMLTVSDVAMNIAPNIEQKIEITSNLVYSLKKIGIDSPKIGVLSAIENVNPKMQSSVDANEVVSYFNQEKPDLEIEGPIAFDAAINKKASIIKKIDSKISGNVDGLIVPQIESGNILYKSLVYLSNADVASVIIGAKIPIILTSRSDSSQDKFHSICSALMLI
- the buk gene encoding butyrate kinase, whose amino-acid sequence is MKKILVLNLGSTSSKVAVFNNYDMLFEDVIRHDIDQTNLPLIDQVLFRLESIKNSLNQHHISLQAIDAIACRGGVLKPIQGGTYHVNNIMYQDLKSFKYGFHASNLSGIIGYTFAKELNIQAYIVDPVVVDELIPEARITGIKGIERRSIFHALNQKSVAKQYAADTNKAYEDINVIVAHLGGGISVGAHRKGRVIEVNDGLLGEGPFSPERAGSIPNDALIKWVIDHDLNAKEANNELSKNSGLLSYFGTNDCLKVEQMMENGDKTAKLVLDAMCYQIAKSIGSCAVVLEGQIDQIIITGGLSYSKYITNKVKQYVSWLQNVTIYKGEKEMHALNIGVMDLLHGKISTKSYE